The segment gcataaaaagttttttttttaattccaggCGCAAGTGCATTTGATTGGAAATCTAGTGACCTGGTATGCTGGTACGATCTCCGTACTATTTTACGGTGTTCTGCTCGCTATGTACGCGATCCGGGAACGTCGTGCGTACCAAGACCTGTCACCCAGGGCATCTCACAAATTCTATGAATCtggatatatattatttttaggatACTGGCTACATTATCTACCATACTTCTTTATGGATAGAACGTTGTTCCTCCATCACTATTTACCtgcttacatttttaaaatccttCTCTTATCATATGTTATTGACcatgtatattatatcttaGGCGCCCGTGAAAATACTAAGTctttttctcatatatttatattatgtgtcATCATTTGGCTCTCTTATGTTATGATAGCATTTAAGAAGTTCAGTGTTTTAAGCTATGGCAACACTGATCTGACTGAAAATGATCTTTTGAATCTCAGATGGAAAGACACTTGGGAtttcataatacataaaaagacTTAAGCATGTCGTATCCTGCTGTATCTCAtaatttgctttaaaaatgtacttaatatactgatattttattatattataaataatattatttaggataaatctcatataatatatatttttataattgtatcatatctaggtataaaataataaaaacaaaagatttttattacagtttaatgtgaaataaagAGTTTAGTTAAATCTATGTTTCCATTGGTTGTACCGGTCGGACCGCAACAGACTCTACTTCAAGTGGAATAACTCTTTGTCTCAAGACTGCTGTAGTACCGAGAGGATATCTATAAGATCCTTGTTTTTTAccctgaaatttataaaaaaaatatcacttaactaaacagatttttataaatttttagaagaaaatacttttatctttcaaacatatttaatttattttgtatacattacAGTTAAATTTAGTATgacagaaaatttataaaaagacttGTTGCACCCCTGTGCACTGTAATtgtaactaaatttaatataaaaaacaataaagctatagaaactttaatattacctTCACATTGGCTTCTTCATAAGTTCTTAGATATTGAGCGGGTCCTGAAGAACGGATGACACACAGGTCCACGTTAGAACCAGAACCAAGATCATTAAAGATACCAGCCGCAATGGCATCTCTCACCAACTTTTTGCCTTCTTCCTCAGACATATTTGGCTTCCACCGAGATTCAAACACTGCCATAGCAGCCAGTGATCCCGAACCTTGgcagtacataaatatattaacattttcgtAATACCTGAATTATtggaaagttatgaattaggGACACTTACCCATGGTTGCATAAGGTAACTTATCAACAGATCCATGGGGGTAAATACAGTAAATATGTGGTCCGGTGCGATCTACACCTCCCAAAACAAGTGCAGCACCTATATGCCCTTGGTATCGGAATAACATGCGCTTTAACAAAGTAGCAGCAGTCTCGACGGGGACAGTGCGGCCCGTGTGAAGACGCTGCAGTTCGAGCTGAGAAGCTACAGTTTGTGTTGTCATCTCAGTGTCAGCAGCAGTGCCGGCACCACAGCAGTACATATTCCCAGCCAAATAGTGAATCTTCTGACAATTCTTATCCGAAACAACAGTGTTTTCTGTCGCCCGTGTATCAGCACCCAAAATAACCCCGTCTGCGTAAATTATACCCACAATGGTCGTACCAGTCTTCGTAGCTTTCGGGGCAGGAAAGCCTTTTTGAGATAAAAATGCATTGCTGAAAGGAGacacatttacaaaatttataatacagcaaagtaattttgataaatgaaCGAAAGTTTGAGGGACTCACCGTTGACAATTTTCGAAAGAGAAACCTGGGGTAGGCACTTCAGGTACCAGAACCGACGccataattatgttttttttttattaaaaatataaagaaacgagtactaacaaaataatattgaattcaatGAGTGAGTTTACAAATTTGTATATGACAGTCGCTGCCGACAGAATCCTCAATCCGAGATACAACTTACAAGTCAGTCTGTTACTTTTAACCACAGATTAAGCAATTCGCAGAGCTTAAAACAGAAtcttgaaatgtatttattcaaGTATAAAAAggataattaagatattttaagatattgaaaatcgataattctttatttaagattaatttacaaagattATCTTTTTCCTTACAAGAACAAGaaattttg is part of the Danaus plexippus chromosome 2, MEX_DaPlex, whole genome shotgun sequence genome and harbors:
- the LOC116765219 gene encoding proteasome subunit beta type-7; translated protein: MASVLVPEVPTPGFSFENCQRNAFLSQKGFPAPKATKTGTTIVGIIYADGVILGADTRATENTVVSDKNCQKIHYLAGNMYCCGAGTAADTEMTTQTVASQLELQRLHTGRTVPVETAATLLKRMLFRYQGHIGAALVLGGVDRTGPHIYCIYPHGSVDKLPYATMGSGSLAAMAVFESRWKPNMSEEEGKKLVRDAIAAGIFNDLGSGSNVDLCVIRSSGPAQYLRTYEEANVKGKKQGSYRYPLGTTAVLRQRVIPLEVESVAVRPVQPMET